Below is a genomic region from Candidatus Paceibacterota bacterium.
AAATGCGCCGCTTGGCTTGATCTATGAAACTCCTCTTGTCAGCACAACGGTCGAGACCACGATAATCATGGCATATGCAAGCCCGCATATCACCAATCCGACAAGCGCGTACTTTATTGCATTGGCTCCTCCTGTTACCATCCCGAAAATGATCATAAGAACACAGATCATGGCGACCACGCCAAGAATAAAATTTATTATATTCAGGATCGACTGCACTACGTCCGTTTGAACATTTTTAGGCGCCTTTTTTTGCCCCCACGTCGGAATGCTTGTGCCAAAAGCAACGCCTGCATTGAATGTAAGTGCATATCCGAAGACAAGATACCGCAATAATTTGTTCATGATGATATGCTTATTGTTTTTTTCAAGGACCTGATCGATCGCTTCGGACTTACCGGGAAATAACGGAAAAAATTCCTTTAATCAAAAAGTTTCATGATCTCTATCATAGCGTTTTATATACCCCATTATGAATGAAATTGAAAAATTTCGCAACTGCCGCCATATGGATAAGTTCAAGGTCCCCATAAAACAAAAACACCCTATAAATAGGACGTTTTAGAGGGGGGCAAGAAAAACAAATTGTATGATCTTAAAGTTCATTTCCTCTTTGACAGTAAATGTACTTTCACGCTTTTCTTGCTCCTCTCTTCCGATCGTAATTTGTCAGTTTGTCTATTTTTTTAAAATGTTGTTGCTCCCCTGGTTTGTATGAAATATTCTTTTTCTTCGTGGGTTAATCCCAGGAATATTTTTACCTCGGCCGGTAGAAGTTTTCCGATTATGGCATTGAATTTCCTCTCAATCCTTTCATCGGCATCTTCAAGCTCGAAGTTGATTGTGCTCTTCAGTCTTGCGAGACTGATATTCGAATCTTCCTTTCTCAACACATCCGACTGGAATTGTTCCCTGGTAATTCCAAAATTACGGATTTCAGGATTCCAATCAAACACCATTCCCGTTTCATCTACTATTTCTGCCATTTATTATACACCTCTTATATATTTATTTGTTTGACAAACTACAATCGTTAGCAATAAACTACCATAATACACTTTACTTGTCAACTTTATGCGAATGAAGTAAAATGAACATATCAATTGTAATATTTTAACTTATTGCCGGTATTTGTTTTTTATACTAAATACTAGATACTTAATACTAACTATCATTCATGGGAAAAGGGAAATGGGGCAAGCCCGCATACAAAGGCAGCGTCGATCCGATCAGTTCCGCAAATTACTTTATGTTTGTTATCATTCTTCTGCTTTTTTTGGGATTCGTCCAGGCGGGAATAAACAAGGGCTGGTTCACTGCAATTGTGGACTATATATCTCAATAGACATTTTGATATGAAAAAAAGCGGGCTAACCCGCTTTTTTTATGTGAATTTATTTTTTGTCTTCATCCTTCTTGTCTCCCTTGTCATTATCCTTCACTTCTTCATATTCTCCCTCGACCGGACCCTTTTCATTTTCTTTTTTCGCGCCGCCGTCTTTTTCCGGCTGAGCCTGCTGATACATAGCCGTTCCGATCTTTTGCGCTTCCTGCGAAAGATCTTCCAGGGCTTTTTTTATTGCATCGATATCCTCCCCGTCTTTCACTTTCTTGAGGATCGCCACTTTTTCTTCGATGGACTTCTTGTCTTCGGCCTTCAGTTTGTCGCCCGCCTCGCGGATCATCTTTTCTGTCGTATAGATCATCGTATCGGCATTGTTCTTCGCTTCGATCTTCTCTTTCTTTGCCCGGTCCGTAGCCGCATTGACCTCGGCATCCTTCTTCATTCTTTCGATCTCTTCTTTCGAGAGGCCGGATGACGATTCGATCCTTATCGACTGTTCCTTGTTTGTCGCCTTATCTTTCGCCTTCACATTCAGTATGCCGTTCGCATCAATATCGAAAGTGACCTCGACTTGCGGAGTGCCTCTTGGCGCCGGAGGTATGCCGTCCAAAATAAATCTTCCGAGAGACTTGTTATCAGAGGCCATTTCTCTTTCTCCCTGAAGCACATTGATCTCAACCGAAGGCTGGCTGTCAGCCGCCGTCGAAAATACTTGCGTTTTCGATGTCGGGATCGTAGTGTTCCTTTCGATAAGCTTGGTGGAAACTCCGCCCAATGTTTCGATCCCGAGAGAAAGCGGAGTGACATCCAGGAGAAGAACGTCCTTCACTTCACCCGAAAGCACGGCTCCCTGCACAGCCGCTCCCATAGCCACGCATTCCATCGGATCAACTCCCCGTTCGATCTTTTTCCCGACATAGTCTTCAACGAATTTCTGCACGATCGGCATCCTGGTGGGACCTCCGACCAGGATCACCTTGTGGATCTGCTGCGCCGAAAGCTTTGCGTCGCTCATTGCCTGCTCTATCGGATGCCTCATCCTGTCGATAAGAGGCTTGATCAATTCTTCAAGTTTTGCGCGCGTGAATTTCAGCGTAAGATGCTTCGGGCCCTCTGCCGTCGCTGTGATGAAAGGAAGGTTTATATCCGTTTCCATTGCAGAACTGAGCTCGATCTTCGATTTCTCGGCCGCTTCCCGAACTCTCTGCATGGCCATCTTGTCCTTTGACACGTCGATCCCGCTCTCAGCTTTGAATTCCTTAACGATATAATCAACAAGCGCCTTATCCATATCCGTTCCGCCAAGCTGAGTGTCTCCCGATGTCGAAAGCACTTCAAAAACCCCTCCGCCGAATTCCATGATCGTCACATCCAGAGTTCCCCCTCCCAGATCGAATACGATTATCTTCTGTTCCTTGCCTTCCTTGTCGAGCCCATAGGCAAGCGCCGCCGCCGTAGGTTCGTTGATGATCCTCACAACTTCCAGCCCCGCGATCGTTCCGGCATCCTTCGTTGCCTGTCTCTGCGAATCATCAAAATAAGCCGGCACGGTTATGACCGCCTTATCGATCCTCTCTCCGAGATATGCTTCCGCGTCTTTCTTTATTTTCTGCAGAATGAAAGCGGAGATCTGCTGAGGAGTGTATTCTTTCCCGAACACGTTATATTTGAAATTCGTTCCCATTTTCCTTTTCGCCGCCATGATCGTTCCTTCCGGATTCGTAACCGCCTGCCTCCTTGCAGGTTCTCCGACCAGAAATTCCCCTTTTTTCGTAAAAGCCACCACGGAAGGAAATGCTTTTCCGCCCAATGTGGCTCCTTCGGATGAAGGTATGATGACCGGACGGCTCGCTTCCATAACTGACGCCGCCGAATTTGATGTTCCGAGATCGATCCCTATTATTTTTGCCATAATTTTATATAGTTATAAAGTTAAAAGTTTATAAAGTTATCACTGGATAGTTATCCAATTATCATAATGTGATCGTATAATTGACATTATCATGTATTAATTTTATTATTGAATTAACAAAAACAAAAAATTTATGGAGGTTTTTAAATGGCACATTTCAGATTAGAGTCAATGGTTGATTGCATTGCAGCTACAATAATTTCAGTCATAGTTTTATTCACAATAATGATTATGATTGGCAATTCCCTCTATGCAATTCCAGTTCTGGCATTCGCTTTTATAATAATGTTTATGCTGTATTTCTTCTTGTCATTTGACAAAAACCCAATATCGAGAAGAATTATCCAGAAAGTAAAAAAACATTTCGACACTGCAGAGCGTTAGACCCTGCAGGTCGATGCTCGCCTGAAGCGAGTATTGACATGCGGCAGAGACCGCATGGTATATAAATAATCAAAAGTATTTGAAATTCTAACACCCCAAAGAGCGAAAAAACGCTCTTATTTTTTTTGCGCTTTTTTCGCCACTTTCACTTTCGCCGCCCGGACCAATTTTCCATTGAATCTATATCCCTTCTGGATCTCATCCACGATCTCGCCTTCCGGTTTTTCCGATTCTATCATTTCAACCGCATCGTGGACATCGGTGCTGAATTTTTCCCCGATCGCCTTTATCTCTTCAAGCCCCTTTTTTTTGAGAAGATCCTCGAGCTGCAGTTTGATCTGGCGGATACCCTTCGCCCATTCCGATCCTTCCATTTCTTTCGGCGTATGCTTTATTGCGATCGAAAGAGAATCGTATATAGGCATAACCTCCATGATCAATCCCGCCTTCGCAGAATCGATCAGATCCTCGAAAAGCTCGCTCTCTCTTCTTTTGTAATTGACGAAATCAGCCTGCGCACGTTTCCAGTTGTTCAGATATTCCTCCGATCTTTTCATCTCTTCTTCCAGCTTCTTTTCCAATTCATCCGATTGAACATCGGTTTCTTCGCCATTTTTCTCGTCATCCCCGATATTTGAACTCATATTTATTGATTAATGCTAAAGGAGTATCGGTTAATTACTCCGGACCATCAAGCCATGACCCCCGATGGCTTCATCGTCCCGAGCCCCGACATCAGTGTCGGGCCCGCAGATATGCACTGTGAACAAGACTATTTTCCGACCTCGATCGGAATTTTCTTGTTTGCCTTTTTCTCGTCGACAGGAACGGTTATTTTGAGTATCCCATCCTTGCTCTCCGCTTTCGCCTCGCCCGCCTTGACGTGAGCAGGAAGGGCGATGCTGCGGCTGAAGCTTCCCGATCTTATTTCCTTGAAATAATAATTCTTCTCTTTGGTCTCTTTTTCTTTTTTTTCTTCTCCTTTGACCGTCAGAACGTCATTCTCTATGCTCGCCTCGACATTCTTCGGATCCATTCCCTCAAGAGCAACTTCCGCCACAACGCTGCCATCTGTCCGATATACGTTCATGGACGGTTTCGATTTTCTTGAAACAGCCGGGATCATCGGAAAAAGATCATCTCCCTCAAAAAATCTGTCAAAATCCTGAAAAGGCCTCCATTTGATAATATCCATGATTATCACCCCCTTCCGTTTTTGATAATTTTTAAATTATGTTCTGCAAAAACGCTTATTTCTTGTTTTCTTCGGATGCGCCCTTGCAATCCGCATGACACCCAGCACATCCCGGACAGCTAAAAAGCTCTTCCTCGTTGACTTCCTTCATCGGCTTGCCGCAGCAGACCGGAGCTTTTTCTTTGTCGGTTTCCTCGATGCTTCCGCATCCTTCTGTACACACATAGAACTTTGACATATTCATTAGTTTAAATTTGTTAATATTTCATATATTACGAACCATGCCGATAAACACAATCCACTGTCAATGAAAATAATAAATTATCAATTACCAATTCACAATTTTCAATGAATGATCAATGTTAAATTGAAAATTATGAACTTAATATAATACAATTATCATTACCGCCATCACCGATCCTCCCCCAAGTAACTTTTTAATATAATCAATCAATGATACGTTCCTGGAATATTTCATCCTCTTCGGTCCGATTATGGCAAGCATCCCTTCTTCTCCGCCTTTCAGATTATATCTTGAAACCACCATACTGCACTCATCTGCGCCCGAGATCGGATTTTCTTTGCCTATAAAGATCTCAACTTCCGATCTTCCCTTGAGCTCTTTCGATAATTTCTGAACGCTTCCATCCAGATAGTCGATTACTTCCGCGATCTTCGAAATACTGTCCAAATTTGTGAATTCCGGCTGAGAAAGAAGCCTCTGGACACCCGCCTTATAAAAATCCTCCGAGTCTATGATTCCGGACAGCGCCAGATTTCCCGACATCGCAGAAAGAAGATTCGCGGTGGTTCTTGCAAGCATCTTGTTCTGAGCTTTTAATTTCAGCACCTCGACCTCGAGCGACTTCTGCTCCCGGGGACTCAACTGTCCCCTTTCTTCCATAAGCACATCCACGAAATACCTGAAGCCTTTGTCGGTCGGGATCCTCCCTGCCGAAGTGTGAGGCTGATAGAGATATCCTTCATCCTCAAGCTCCAGCATTTCGGATCGCAGAGTCGCCGAACTTATATCGAAATCATACTTATCTTTCAACAGAACCGAACTCACCGGAATTGCCGAATCGACATATTCCCTTACGATCGAGCCGAGTATCAATTCTTTCCTGTTTTCCATGATTTTATCAGATTAGCACTTAAACACCTAGAGTGCTAATTCCATTATAATATTTTTTAAAGATGAGTCAAGTATCCGAATGTATATAAAAAAGAATCGGCTTTTTTACCGACTCAGTCTGCTTGGAAGTATTTCCAATCCGACAAATTTCTTGTTTTCTTCGAACTGGAACAATACCACGTCCCCGTTTTCCAGATATCTCAGATTGATCCTGTCTTCCGTTTGCGCCATTGCGCTTTCGATGAAGAGCCTACTGCAAATGAGAAGAACATTTTGGCCCATTTCTATCCGGTCGGCCATGCTCTTGATCAAACGCAGCAAGTTCTTTCCTTCTGCCAGAAGAAGATATCTGCTTTCGCGTCGTTCAAACATTGCCCTGTCCGTAAATCTTCTTACACCGGGATTTTCCGCCAATAGCAGATCCCACGCTCCTTCGGAAATCGGGTCCAGATCATCAAATTTTGAGACATAACCGCCTCCCGAAATGCGCTGTCCGGCCTGGATCGCTCTCGTAAAGTGCGAACTGCCGGCAAGCACGAACGAAGTCTCCGCCAAATACCTCAGATAAACATTATCCATTATTTTCTGCGCCTCCTGCGAAAGAGGTTCATCTTTTTGCCAAAAGGTCAGATCCTTATCATTTCTTGCCTGATCAGCTGCGACAACAAATATGCGCTTTGTTATTTTTATCAATCAACTCACCTCGTAAATTACCATGTATCATTATTATTCAAAACATATGAATATTCTTCGAATAATAACCATATACTATATATTATATTATGCCTTTTGTCAATAACGTATCCGGCCGGCTTGATACGGCCGTACTCCAAACCGGCCAGCTTCAAAATAATTCCTCAATTTGTCAATGTTCCGGAAAAAAGTTATAATATGATCGGAAACAATAAAATAAAATATGATCAAAGAAATACAAAAAGACAAAACAATCTGGATAAATATCACAAATCCGAGCAACAAAGACATCGCATTATTGAAACAAAGATTTGCGATCAATCTCCCGGTGTTGAGCGAACTGACACCCCCGATCAAGAGATCCAAACTGGAAGAATATAAGGATTATCTTTTTTTGGTGATCCATTTTCCCCTGTTCAACCGAAAAAAAAGAGCCAACGAATCTGCGGAGCTCGACATGATAATATTCAAAAACATTTTGATAACTTCCCATACGGTGCAATTTCCCGAGTTGAAACAGCTTTTCGACCGGTGTGTTTCGGACGATAAACTGAAGAACAGATATATGGAGAACAGCGCAGTCTGCCTTGCGTTCAGAATATTGGACCTCCTGATAGACTCGAGGCTTCCGATGCTTGATCACATTGATGACAATATAAACAACATCGATGAAGGTATTTTCGAAGGCAACGAAAGGAAAATGGTCAGCGAGATCGCCATCATAAAGCACGACATCATAAGCTTCCGGCGGATAATCAAGCCTCAGAGAGTCGTGCTGGAAAATCTGGCGCATGCCTATTCCAAGATCACCTACGAAAATCTTTCCCGCCTTGCATCCGAGGTCATAGGCTCCAACATAAAGGTCTGGAACACTTTGGAAAATCATAAAGAAATGATCGAGGCGCTGGAACACACGAATGAATCGCTTCTGTCATATAAACTGAATGACACGATGAAGATCCTGACCGCCTTTTCCGTTATTATTCTTCCCCTTTCGCTCATGGTAAATATGTTCGGTATGAACATAACCAACGGGATGCCATTCGTTGAATCCCCTGTCGGATTCTGGATCATTTTCT
It encodes:
- the dnaK gene encoding molecular chaperone DnaK codes for the protein MAKIIGIDLGTSNSAASVMEASRPVIIPSSEGATLGGKAFPSVVAFTKKGEFLVGEPARRQAVTNPEGTIMAAKRKMGTNFKYNVFGKEYTPQQISAFILQKIKKDAEAYLGERIDKAVITVPAYFDDSQRQATKDAGTIAGLEVVRIINEPTAAALAYGLDKEGKEQKIIVFDLGGGTLDVTIMEFGGGVFEVLSTSGDTQLGGTDMDKALVDYIVKEFKAESGIDVSKDKMAMQRVREAAEKSKIELSSAMETDINLPFITATAEGPKHLTLKFTRAKLEELIKPLIDRMRHPIEQAMSDAKLSAQQIHKVILVGGPTRMPIVQKFVEDYVGKKIERGVDPMECVAMGAAVQGAVLSGEVKDVLLLDVTPLSLGIETLGGVSTKLIERNTTIPTSKTQVFSTAADSQPSVEINVLQGEREMASDNKSLGRFILDGIPPAPRGTPQVEVTFDIDANGILNVKAKDKATNKEQSIRIESSSGLSKEEIERMKKDAEVNAATDRAKKEKIEAKNNADTMIYTTEKMIREAGDKLKAEDKKSIEEKVAILKKVKDGEDIDAIKKALEDLSQEAQKIGTAMYQQAQPEKDGGAKKENEKGPVEGEYEEVKDNDKGDKKDEDKK
- a CDS encoding Hsp20/alpha crystallin family protein; amino-acid sequence: MDIIKWRPFQDFDRFFEGDDLFPMIPAVSRKSKPSMNVYRTDGSVVAEVALEGMDPKNVEASIENDVLTVKGEEKKEKETKEKNYYFKEIRSGSFSRSIALPAHVKAGEAKAESKDGILKITVPVDEKKANKKIPIEVGK
- a CDS encoding magnesium transporter CorA family protein, which gives rise to MIKEIQKDKTIWINITNPSNKDIALLKQRFAINLPVLSELTPPIKRSKLEEYKDYLFLVIHFPLFNRKKRANESAELDMIIFKNILITSHTVQFPELKQLFDRCVSDDKLKNRYMENSAVCLAFRILDLLIDSRLPMLDHIDDNINNIDEGIFEGNERKMVSEIAIIKHDIISFRRIIKPQRVVLENLAHAYSKITYENLSRLASEVIGSNIKVWNTLENHKEMIEALEHTNESLLSYKLNDTMKILTAFSVIILPLSLMVNMFGMNITNGMPFVESPVGFWIIFFMMMIASMLLIVFFRYKKWL
- a CDS encoding nucleotide exchange factor GrpE; translated protein: MSSNIGDDEKNGEETDVQSDELEKKLEEEMKRSEEYLNNWKRAQADFVNYKRRESELFEDLIDSAKAGLIMEVMPIYDSLSIAIKHTPKEMEGSEWAKGIRQIKLQLEDLLKKKGLEEIKAIGEKFSTDVHDAVEMIESEKPEGEIVDEIQKGYRFNGKLVRAAKVKVAKKAQKK